In Candidatus Neptunochlamydia vexilliferae, a single window of DNA contains:
- the rsmD gene encoding 16S rRNA (guanine(966)-N(2))-methyltransferase RsmD gives MRITGGTLKNHPLIAPKGTKTRPTSDKLRQSLFNICQHYVEGAHFLDLFAGSGAVGIEALSRGAASATFIEKERLAANALRKNLQNLNLSSPSTLLIGDVLTLLKKLKGKTFDLIYVDPPYEKGLQEKTLLLIDTLDLLAPDGLLFLEESGAHPLSLPPLKSLTLQKERKVGSTLLYQLIKKEKSL, from the coding sequence ATGAGAATTACCGGCGGCACCTTAAAAAACCATCCCCTTATCGCCCCAAAAGGGACAAAGACCCGTCCTACCTCCGATAAGCTCCGCCAATCGCTCTTTAACATCTGCCAACATTATGTAGAAGGTGCCCATTTCCTCGATCTTTTTGCCGGCTCTGGAGCCGTCGGGATCGAAGCCTTAAGTCGTGGGGCTGCAAGTGCCACCTTTATCGAAAAAGAGCGTCTCGCCGCGAATGCCTTACGGAAAAACCTCCAAAACCTCAACCTTTCTTCCCCGTCAACTCTTCTTATCGGCGATGTCCTCACCCTCCTCAAGAAACTGAAAGGGAAAACCTTTGATCTGATCTATGTCGATCCCCCCTACGAGAAGGGGCTCCAAGAAAAAACCCTCCTTCTGATCGATACCCTCGATCTCCTCGCCCCCGATGGCCTTCTTTTCCTCGAGGAAAGTGGTGCCCATCCCCTTTCGCTTCCACCCCTAAAGTCGCTCACTTTACAAAAAGAAAGGAAGGTGGGAAGTACCCTGCTTTACCAACTGATTAAAAAAGAAAAATCTCTGTGA
- a CDS encoding 5-formyltetrahydrofolate cyclo-ligase: MSCKANMRGALIEKRKALSKKRREEAAFLATRKLLEELVGFSHVLSFASKPEEINLWPLNEVLAKEGRLLLPRLISEDTFYPYAVKDLDKGLVPHHKWKVFEPNPELCTPFPLDQISAVLVPGVGFDKKKGRIGFGKGYYDRFLARLSCPFFGVGFKEQLLSSPIPHEPHDVSLTEIFLF, from the coding sequence ATGAGCTGTAAAGCGAACATGCGAGGGGCTTTGATCGAAAAGAGAAAAGCCCTTTCAAAGAAGCGACGGGAAGAAGCGGCTTTTCTTGCGACAAGAAAGCTGCTAGAGGAGCTTGTGGGATTTTCCCATGTCCTTTCTTTTGCAAGTAAACCTGAAGAGATCAACCTGTGGCCTTTAAATGAGGTCCTTGCTAAGGAGGGGCGTCTTCTCCTTCCCCGACTCATCTCCGAAGATACTTTTTATCCCTACGCTGTCAAAGATCTTGATAAAGGACTTGTTCCCCACCATAAGTGGAAGGTTTTTGAGCCCAACCCAGAGCTTTGCACCCCGTTTCCTCTCGATCAAATCAGTGCTGTTCTGGTTCCAGGGGTAGGCTTTGATAAGAAAAAGGGGCGGATTGGCTTTGGAAAGGGATACTACGACCGTTTTCTAGCCCGCCTTTCATGCCCTTTTTTTGGGGTAGGTTTTAAAGAGCAACTTTTAAGCTCTCCGATTCCCCATGAACCACACGATGTTTCTCTCACAGAGATTTTTCTTTTTTAA
- a CDS encoding toxin-antitoxin system YwqK family antitoxin, which produces MKKIILGLLFMTLVGCATRETHQEKLSSIQIVDRNGFKETISSPERLDLYERADFLSPQPYEKVLRMYGRNIHGKTFSKLTTYHDNGEIWQYLETVNGRAAGIYREWHDNGVLRLDVVVIEGIGDLTEDAQRNWIFDGVSKVWDRQGNRVAEIYYDKGKLQGNAYFYHPNGKVSKVVPHENDRIDGEIIYYDEKEKMIGKTPYFKGKKEGITFFRGDRVQPAYSEQYQSGLLVQATYHDFSGKITHRIEKGAGKKPTYVDGVLLSVEEYRNGIPEGEVQVFNEQGHLQTLFHVKEGMKHGEEWVYYEYFGDKKPQPKLYIEWYEDTIQGLCRTWYSNGILESEREMMDNMKHGISSAWYKDGSLMLIEEYEHDRLCKGTYLKRGERVPVSSIENGEGTATLYDPDGVFMKRAVYVKGHPVDEL; this is translated from the coding sequence GTGAAAAAAATAATTTTGGGACTTTTGTTCATGACACTTGTTGGGTGCGCAACGCGTGAAACCCATCAGGAAAAGCTGTCGAGTATTCAAATTGTCGATCGTAATGGTTTTAAAGAGACGATTAGCTCTCCTGAGCGGTTAGACCTTTATGAGCGAGCCGACTTCCTTTCTCCACAGCCCTATGAGAAAGTTCTCCGGATGTATGGGCGGAATATCCATGGGAAGACCTTTTCAAAGTTGACCACCTATCATGACAATGGGGAGATTTGGCAATACCTAGAGACGGTAAATGGGCGGGCTGCCGGTATTTATCGAGAGTGGCATGACAACGGGGTTTTACGCCTTGATGTTGTTGTGATTGAAGGGATCGGCGACCTCACCGAAGACGCTCAGCGCAATTGGATATTTGATGGAGTGAGCAAAGTATGGGATCGACAAGGAAACCGGGTTGCTGAAATCTACTATGATAAAGGGAAATTGCAGGGAAATGCCTATTTCTATCACCCAAATGGAAAGGTGAGTAAAGTGGTTCCCCATGAAAACGATCGGATTGATGGGGAGATCATCTATTATGATGAAAAAGAGAAAATGATTGGGAAAACTCCCTATTTCAAAGGGAAAAAAGAGGGGATTACCTTCTTTCGAGGAGATCGAGTCCAGCCCGCTTATTCGGAACAGTATCAAAGTGGTTTGCTTGTCCAAGCTACCTACCATGATTTCTCTGGAAAGATTACCCATAGGATCGAAAAGGGGGCGGGGAAAAAGCCGACCTATGTCGATGGAGTCCTTCTTTCGGTCGAGGAATATCGCAATGGCATTCCTGAAGGGGAGGTGCAGGTCTTTAATGAGCAAGGACACCTCCAAACCCTTTTCCATGTAAAGGAAGGGATGAAACATGGAGAAGAGTGGGTTTATTATGAATATTTTGGGGATAAGAAGCCTCAGCCTAAGCTCTATATCGAATGGTATGAAGATACGATTCAAGGCCTTTGCCGCACCTGGTATAGCAATGGAATCCTCGAGAGCGAGCGGGAGATGATGGATAATATGAAACATGGGATCTCTTCTGCTTGGTATAAGGATGGATCACTCATGCTCATTGAAGAGTATGAGCATGACCGGTTGTGCAAGGGAACCTACTTGAAGCGGGGAGAGCGGGTCCCCGTCTCTTCGATAGAAAATGGAGAAGGAACAGCCACCCTATATGATCCCGATGGGGTCTTTATGAAAAGGGCTGTTTACGTTAAGGGTCATCCGGTTGATGAGCTGTAA
- a CDS encoding YggT family protein: MSYLLYAVRLLFTVYSLMLIIRIFGSWFPRFQQSSFFRFVAHYTDPYLNIFRRFIPPIGGVLDLSPLLGFFVLQLLERGITYLLLLI; this comes from the coding sequence ATGTCTTATCTACTTTATGCAGTTCGTCTTTTATTCACCGTCTACTCCCTGATGCTCATCATCCGGATTTTCGGTTCGTGGTTTCCCCGTTTTCAGCAGTCTTCATTTTTTCGCTTCGTCGCCCACTATACCGACCCCTATCTCAATATCTTCCGCCGCTTTATCCCCCCTATTGGTGGAGTTTTAGACCTTAGTCCCCTTTTAGGATTCTTTGTCCTCCAACTCCTTGAGCGGGGCATTACCTATCTCTTACTTCTGATATGA
- the dusB gene encoding tRNA dihydrouridine synthase DusB, translated as MKKYVKPIQLGTLTLPSNVFYSPLAGCSDYPFRKMAARYRPGLMFCEMVKMDALIRHEPSTYHLLDYDPSMRPIGAQLCGSKPELAAPTARIIEELGFDVVDLNCGCPVDKITKDGSGSGMLKNPELIGEVIANMVAAVNIPVTLKIRAGWDDSSINGAEITRIAETAGAKAISIHGRTRAQKYTGKANWDHIKACKAAATSILVVGNGDVFDAEAGLALFEHAGCDAILVSRGTFGKPWIAEDVKRLDNGSSPIIPSIRDHLLDHMHYITSYQTDRKALLDMRRVGCWYLRQGTGTKKLRESLNRTKNLSEVESLIRNYDWEQTAFNGNPSDC; from the coding sequence ATGAAAAAATATGTAAAGCCAATTCAGCTGGGAACCCTCACCCTCCCTTCAAACGTTTTCTATTCCCCTCTTGCGGGATGTTCCGACTACCCCTTTCGGAAGATGGCGGCGCGCTATCGCCCAGGCCTGATGTTTTGTGAAATGGTGAAGATGGATGCCTTGATCCGTCATGAGCCCTCGACCTATCACCTTCTTGACTATGACCCTTCGATGCGTCCTATTGGAGCGCAGCTGTGTGGCAGTAAACCCGAGCTAGCCGCCCCTACAGCCCGCATTATCGAAGAGCTGGGCTTTGATGTTGTTGATCTCAATTGTGGGTGCCCTGTTGACAAAATTACTAAAGATGGAAGTGGAAGTGGGATGCTCAAAAACCCCGAGCTCATCGGAGAAGTTATTGCTAACATGGTTGCTGCGGTTAATATTCCCGTCACTCTAAAAATTCGTGCGGGGTGGGATGATAGCTCGATCAATGGTGCTGAAATCACACGAATCGCCGAAACAGCAGGCGCTAAGGCGATCTCTATCCATGGCCGCACAAGAGCCCAAAAGTATACGGGAAAAGCGAACTGGGACCACATTAAAGCGTGTAAAGCGGCTGCGACATCCATTCTTGTTGTTGGGAATGGAGATGTCTTTGATGCTGAAGCGGGGCTTGCCCTTTTTGAGCATGCTGGATGTGATGCGATCCTTGTTTCCCGAGGAACGTTTGGAAAACCGTGGATTGCTGAAGATGTAAAGCGGCTTGACAATGGATCTTCTCCCATCATTCCCAGTATCCGCGACCACCTCCTCGATCATATGCACTACATCACATCTTACCAGACCGACCGAAAAGCCCTTCTCGACATGAGACGTGTTGGATGTTGGTACTTAAGACAAGGGACAGGGACCAAAAAGCTCCGAGAGTCTTTAAATCGGACAAAAAACCTATCTGAGGTAGAAAGCCTCATTCGAAACTATGACTGGGAACAAACGGCATTCAATGGAAACCCGTCTGATTGTTAA
- a CDS encoding Lpg1974 family pore-forming outer membrane protein, whose product MSGAQADATRIEALEKEVDTLKEEVRSMMVQQARPSANPGIMRDEWFGSFEPLYWYQRTNGTAFAYSNNTLVTTLPLKGRTRDINFGWAWGFRAGLGKNISFDSWDITSYFTYFRKHSSKGTSSGQASTLIPLRGSVITQGGIDRAKSSYDLGFYTLDLELGKHYFVSEQLSFRPFVGLKNVWIDQKQIIRYTGGVLGRNTAHIKDDCDYWGIGPRAGLNSKWHLGDGWYLGGLFSAAFLYGFFDIEHREKVTPSRQDRVKLEDNKHRFIPMVQWRFGLGYGSYFNQKENYIDVGIAYEGMYWWRQNQMIKVYEYTALRYDNFSEDLSMQGITFSARLYF is encoded by the coding sequence TTGAGTGGTGCTCAGGCCGATGCTACGCGCATTGAAGCTCTTGAAAAAGAGGTGGATACCCTTAAAGAAGAAGTGCGAAGCATGATGGTCCAGCAGGCCCGCCCTAGTGCAAATCCAGGGATCATGCGAGATGAGTGGTTCGGCTCTTTTGAACCCCTTTACTGGTACCAAAGAACAAATGGCACAGCCTTTGCCTACAGCAATAATACTCTTGTGACTACCCTCCCTTTAAAGGGGCGAACAAGGGATATCAATTTTGGATGGGCATGGGGATTTCGGGCAGGGCTTGGAAAAAACATTAGTTTTGATAGCTGGGATATTACCTCTTACTTCACCTACTTCCGGAAACACTCTTCAAAGGGGACTTCATCAGGGCAGGCAAGTACATTGATCCCTTTAAGGGGTTCAGTGATTACCCAAGGAGGAATCGATCGCGCAAAATCCTCTTATGATCTTGGTTTCTACACTCTAGACTTGGAGCTTGGAAAACATTACTTTGTGAGTGAACAACTTTCCTTTCGCCCTTTTGTTGGACTCAAGAATGTCTGGATCGATCAGAAGCAGATTATTCGGTATACAGGAGGGGTTTTAGGAAGGAATACTGCTCATATAAAGGATGACTGTGATTACTGGGGGATAGGACCGAGAGCAGGGCTAAACTCAAAGTGGCATCTGGGGGATGGGTGGTATCTAGGAGGCCTTTTCTCAGCAGCTTTTCTTTATGGCTTTTTCGATATCGAGCACCGAGAGAAGGTGACTCCAAGCCGTCAGGACCGTGTAAAGCTAGAAGATAATAAGCACCGCTTTATTCCAATGGTGCAGTGGCGCTTTGGTCTAGGTTATGGCTCTTACTTCAATCAAAAAGAAAACTACATCGATGTAGGAATCGCCTACGAGGGGATGTATTGGTGGCGACAGAATCAAATGATTAAGGTATATGAGTACACAGCCCTTCGGTATGACAACTTCTCAGAAGACCTTTCCATGCAGGGGATCACCTTTTCTGCTAGGTTATACTTCTAA
- a CDS encoding helix-turn-helix domain-containing protein, with protein MLLEEFIKSSGLKKKSFAQSVGISTTNLWKILKGITRPSLKTAQKIEEFTEGKVSMQELLFGKTSQKSEEKPSIERRIFSLEKRVAKLEKLESENS; from the coding sequence ATGTTGCTCGAAGAATTTATCAAAAGCTCGGGACTTAAAAAGAAGTCTTTTGCTCAGTCTGTAGGAATTAGCACGACAAATTTATGGAAGATTTTGAAGGGGATTACTAGACCCTCTCTTAAGACCGCACAAAAGATCGAGGAGTTTACTGAAGGGAAAGTCTCTATGCAGGAACTTCTCTTTGGGAAAACTTCCCAAAAGTCAGAAGAAAAACCTTCCATTGAAAGAAGAATTTTTTCTCTAGAAAAGCGTGTAGCAAAGCTAGAGAAGCTCGAAAGTGAAAACTCCTAA
- a CDS encoding Lpg1974 family pore-forming outer membrane protein, which yields MKVSILRKISIAIATLLASSTVFAGMDMDSRVTQLENQMQQVRTETAIGTYGAQTATTRPEVDGYGWNFTVNALYWHAKVGGTEFAYTDQDPLGNLPISGRAKDIDFSWDWGLRFGLGYNLDYDGWDVRAMYTWFDSNDHSSTGAGQNSSVVPLKGSSKIVDDVNRFQFCNSAKSQFDFDYQTIILELGRAYFVSSQISFRPHWGLKTAWIDQKQKTTYSGGEAEGETLGLGVNNVKVKEESDFWGLGPRAGVNSKWHLGKSFSIFGNIAAAVLYGKFDVDHRERFSAVEDRRIKLSANRHAFSPNLQMQLGLRYDGYFKNNKHHLGIGLGYEAQYWWRQNQILKINDDRNVIKYDRYSEDVNIYGLTLDVTWDF from the coding sequence ATGAAAGTGAGCATTTTGAGAAAGATCTCAATCGCCATTGCTACCTTGTTGGCATCGTCTACTGTCTTTGCAGGCATGGACATGGATTCTCGGGTAACGCAACTTGAAAACCAAATGCAGCAAGTGCGTACCGAGACTGCCATCGGAACATATGGTGCACAAACAGCTACTACTCGACCAGAAGTCGACGGTTATGGCTGGAATTTTACTGTTAATGCGCTCTACTGGCACGCCAAAGTTGGCGGCACAGAGTTCGCTTACACAGATCAAGACCCTTTAGGAAACCTTCCTATTAGCGGAAGAGCTAAAGATATCGATTTTAGTTGGGATTGGGGGCTAAGATTTGGCCTCGGATACAATCTTGATTATGATGGCTGGGATGTTCGAGCTATGTATACTTGGTTCGATTCTAATGACCATTCTTCAACAGGTGCTGGACAAAACAGTTCAGTTGTCCCACTTAAAGGATCTTCTAAGATTGTTGATGATGTAAATAGATTTCAGTTCTGTAATAGCGCAAAGTCTCAGTTTGACTTTGACTATCAAACCATTATCTTAGAACTTGGTCGCGCTTACTTTGTAAGTAGCCAGATTTCTTTCCGCCCTCATTGGGGTTTAAAGACTGCTTGGATTGATCAAAAGCAGAAAACTACCTATAGTGGTGGAGAGGCTGAAGGCGAAACACTTGGCCTTGGAGTCAATAATGTGAAAGTTAAAGAAGAGAGTGACTTTTGGGGTTTAGGACCACGTGCTGGTGTGAACTCTAAATGGCACCTTGGTAAGAGCTTTAGCATCTTTGGTAACATCGCTGCTGCAGTCCTTTATGGTAAATTTGATGTAGACCATAGAGAAAGGTTCAGTGCGGTAGAAGATCGTCGCATTAAACTAAGCGCGAATCGACATGCATTTTCACCAAACCTACAAATGCAGCTTGGCCTTCGTTACGATGGCTACTTCAAGAACAATAAGCACCATTTAGGGATTGGTCTTGGATATGAAGCTCAGTACTGGTGGAGACAAAACCAGATACTTAAAATCAATGATGATAGAAACGTTATCAAGTATGATAGATACTCTGAAGACGTGAATATCTACGGTTTAACTTTAGACGTCACCTGGGACTTCTAA
- a CDS encoding RNA polymerase sigma factor, whose product MSKSGFSQGFDPQHQQKIEELVAIAKEQGFITYEEINEILPMTFDSAEQIDQVLIFLSGMDIQILNQSEVERQKERKKEAKEMEALPKRMEGSSDDPVRMYLKEMGSVPLLSREEEVEISKRIEKAQLQIERIIMRFRYSTREAISISNYLITGKDRFDKIIAEKEIEDKSTFLKMLPKLRDLLAKEDRVLENLLIQSLEPKMTKVEKVKLSEGIEKCNVRTQAYLRRMHFRHNITDDFGEVILSSYNHFLSLEKEIQELIPRAEKNRFAKAKLMAAERKLAKRELAAGRTLDKFKKDVRMLQRWMDKSQEAKREMVESNLRLVISIAKKYTNRGLSFLDLIQEGNMGLMKAVEKFEYRRGYKFSTYATWWIRQAVTRAIADQARTIRIPVHMIETINKVLRGAKKLMMETGREPTPEELAAELGLTPERIREIYKIAQHPISLQAEVGDSGESQFGDFLEDTTIESPDEATGYSILKDKMNEVLSTLTDRERTVLIERFGLLDGKPKTLEEVGVRFKVTRERVRQIEAKALRKMRHPTRSKQLQAFLDIIEVE is encoded by the coding sequence ATGAGTAAATCTGGCTTTAGCCAGGGGTTTGACCCCCAACATCAACAGAAAATCGAAGAGCTTGTCGCCATTGCTAAAGAGCAAGGGTTCATCACCTATGAAGAGATCAATGAAATCCTTCCGATGACCTTTGACTCTGCAGAGCAGATCGACCAGGTCCTTATCTTTCTCAGCGGAATGGACATTCAGATTCTGAATCAATCTGAAGTCGAACGACAAAAAGAGAGAAAGAAAGAGGCTAAAGAGATGGAGGCCCTCCCCAAGAGGATGGAGGGAAGTAGCGACGATCCCGTCCGGATGTATCTTAAAGAGATGGGCTCTGTTCCCCTCCTTTCTAGAGAGGAAGAGGTAGAAATTTCGAAGCGGATCGAGAAGGCGCAACTTCAAATCGAACGGATTATCATGCGGTTTCGTTACTCGACCCGGGAAGCGATCTCGATTTCTAACTATCTCATCACAGGGAAAGATCGTTTCGATAAGATCATTGCTGAAAAGGAAATCGAGGATAAAAGCACCTTCCTCAAGATGCTTCCCAAGCTAAGAGACCTTTTAGCTAAAGAAGACCGTGTTCTTGAAAACCTTCTGATCCAATCGCTTGAGCCTAAGATGACGAAAGTTGAAAAGGTCAAGTTATCTGAAGGTATTGAAAAATGTAATGTCCGCACACAAGCTTACCTCCGCCGGATGCACTTCCGCCATAATATTACCGATGACTTTGGCGAAGTGATCCTCTCTTCTTATAATCACTTTTTATCTTTAGAGAAAGAAATTCAAGAGCTTATCCCCCGTGCTGAGAAAAATCGGTTTGCAAAAGCAAAGCTAATGGCTGCGGAGCGAAAGCTGGCGAAGCGGGAGCTTGCAGCAGGACGGACCCTCGATAAGTTTAAAAAAGATGTCCGGATGCTTCAACGGTGGATGGATAAAAGCCAAGAGGCTAAACGGGAAATGGTTGAGTCAAACTTGAGACTCGTCATTTCGATTGCTAAGAAGTATACTAATCGGGGCCTCTCTTTCCTTGACCTGATTCAGGAAGGAAATATGGGGCTGATGAAGGCGGTTGAAAAATTCGAATACCGCCGAGGCTATAAATTTTCTACCTATGCCACTTGGTGGATCCGGCAGGCGGTCACCCGGGCTATTGCCGACCAGGCGCGCACAATCCGGATCCCTGTCCATATGATTGAGACGATCAATAAGGTCCTGCGCGGGGCGAAGAAGCTGATGATGGAGACTGGGAGAGAACCCACTCCAGAGGAGCTTGCTGCAGAACTGGGCCTTACCCCTGAGCGGATCCGTGAGATCTATAAGATTGCCCAACACCCTATTTCCCTACAGGCAGAGGTGGGAGACAGTGGAGAAAGTCAATTTGGAGACTTTTTAGAGGATACGACGATAGAATCCCCTGATGAAGCAACAGGGTACTCTATATTAAAGGATAAGATGAATGAGGTTCTCTCTACCCTTACCGATCGGGAGCGGACTGTCCTTATAGAACGGTTTGGCCTTCTAGATGGAAAGCCCAAGACCTTAGAGGAGGTCGGGGTTCGCTTTAAGGTAACAAGGGAACGTGTCCGCCAAATCGAAGCTAAAGCGCTTCGAAAAATGCGTCATCCTACCCGTTCAAAGCAACTTCAGGCTTTTTTAGACATTATTGAGGTCGAATAA